A section of the Mastomys coucha isolate ucsf_1 unplaced genomic scaffold, UCSF_Mcou_1 pScaffold15, whole genome shotgun sequence genome encodes:
- the LOC116092284 gene encoding olfactory receptor 4F15-like has product MNEINYTEVSEFVFLGLSTSRKLQHFFLAFSVVFYIAIVLGNTLVVFIVASNPHLHLPMYFLLGNLSFIDLCLSTLTVPKMISDLSSGQNTISFQGCVFQIFVLHVLGASEMVLLVAMAWDRYVAICKPLHYLTIMSPRMCLLLLSGAWIIGFLHSVAQLGFVAHLSFCGPNKIDSFYCDLPRFIKLACIDSYRMEFMVAANSGIISIGTFFLLIISYIVILFIVRKHSSGDLSKALSTLSAHISVVVLYFGPCIFVYMWPFPTVPVDKFLAILDFMITPILNPAIYTLRNKDMKVAMRKLIGQFLHFRKMS; this is encoded by the coding sequence ATGAATGAAATCAATTACACCGAGGTGTCTGAGTTTGTGTTTCTGGGACTTTCAACATCTAGAAAACTTCAAcatttctttcttgccttctctgtGGTATTTTATATAGCCATTGTGCTAGGAAACACCCTTGTTGTGTTTATAGTAGCTTCTAACCCACATTTACATTTACCCATGTACTTTCTTTTGGGAAACCtctcatttattgatttatgtctTTCTACATTAACTGTTCCCAAGATGATTTCTGATCTGTCCTCTGGGCAAAATACCATCTCATTCCAGGGTTGTGTCTTCCAAATATTTGTCCTTCATGTCCTGGGGGCATCTGAAATGGTACTGCTGGTAGCTATGGCCTGGGACAGATATGTGGCCATATGCAAACCCCTCCACTATTTAACCATTATGAGTCCACGGATGTGCCTTTTGCTTCTATCTGGGGCTTGGATTATTGGCTTTTTACATTCAGTGGCCCAGTTAGGTTTTGTTGCCCATTTGAGTTTTTGTGGTCCTAATAAGATAGATAGTTTTTACTGTGATCTTCCCAGGTTTATCAAACTGGCCTGTATAGACAGCTACAGAATGGAGTTCATGGTTGCTGCTAACAGTGGCATCATTTCTATTGGCACCTTCTTCTTATTGATAATCTCCTACATTGTTATCCTGTTTATTGTAAGAAAACATTCATCTGGAGATTTGTCCAAGGCACTCTCGACACTTTCTGCTCACATCTCTGTGGTAGTTTTATACTTCGGACCATGCATCTTTGTGTACATGTGGCCATTTCCTACTGTGCCGGTGGATAAATTCCTTGCCATTCTGGACTTCATGATTACACCCATTCTGAACCCTGCTATTTACACATTGAGGAACAAAGACATGAAGGTGGCAATGAGGAAATTGATTGGTCAGTTCCTGCATTTTAGGAAAATGTCCTGA